The sequence CCGTCATGGTTGGGCCAAGACCAATGAGGAATACGTGAAGGGCGTCGTCGGCTGCGCGGTGCCGATAGTTTCACCGGACCGAGAGCTGATAGCCTGCCTTGGCGTATCGGTGCCCGTGGCGCGAGTCAGTTTTGAAGAACTTGATCGTTTCATTCCTTCACTTCAAAAGGCCGCCGTGCTCCTGTCGCAAACCATCCTACAGACGGACAGTGAGGACGAAACACTCGAGGAAACTTGAGCACAAGAATCCTCCTTACCCTGCTCTTTGACCAGGAGAAAGGACATTGGATTTCGACCGAGCGTGTCATCATCTCCTTCGGCTAGCGGCGGTGACGCCTGACGACGTCCACGAACTGCGGGTCGCGCTTGGCGGCCCAGACGGCCGCGGCCTGGTCCACGGCCCAGATCAGTGCGCTGGGGATCCAGAGCCGCAGCCCGAGCGCGATGGCGGCCGCCAGCGTGCCGTTGGCGATCGCGACGCGGCGCGGCGCACCGCCCATCCTGATGGGTCCGTGAGGGCGCGATGGACCGGCTTCAAGAAGCCTGGCACCTCTGGATGAACTAATCCGACCATCAGACCAGTGCCCCGCCCGAGAAGGAGAAGAAGGTCAGGAAGAAGCTCGACGCAGCGAAGGCGATCGACAGGCCGAAGACGATCTGGATCAGTCGGCGAAAGCTCCCGGCGGTGTCGCCGAACGCAAGCGTCAGGCCTGTCACGGTGATGATGATAACCGAGATGATCTTGGCGAACGGACCTTGCACCGACTCCAAGATCTGATTGAGCGGCGTCTCCCACGGCATCGAGGAGCCGGAAGCGGAGGCCGCTGGCGCGAAAGCGAGAAAGATGAAGGCGATCGCTGCGAGTTCGGCAACGCGGCGGCGAACGTGACGGATCGCGGCAGGAAACTGGATCATACGGGCTCTCCGGGAAGCAAGGGGTCACCGCCGGCCCCTGCGGACTGGATGCAGTAATCGCCGGTGGCGGGATCGAGGCCGGCGACCAGACCAAGTTCAGCGAGGCGGCGTTCGCTACCGCGACCGCGCAGCACCGCGACGACATCAATC comes from Bradyrhizobium sp. CCGE-LA001 and encodes:
- a CDS encoding TrbC/VirB2 family protein, with translation MIQFPAAIRHVRRRVAELAAIAFIFLAFAPAASASGSSMPWETPLNQILESVQGPFAKIISVIIITVTGLTLAFGDTAGSFRRLIQIVFGLSIAFAASSFFLTFFSFSGGALV